CCTCGATGCTCTGGCCGGCGGTCAGCTCCTCGGTCAGGCCGACCAGCTGGACCGTCGCCCCGCTGTCGCCCCCGAGGAAGACCGTGGACTGCGCAGGGAGGGGGATGTCGACGGTGGAGCTCGCCGTCGGCGTGGCCGGGGCGCTCGACGACGGGAGCGCACCGGGGGACGGCGTCGCCGCGGGGTCCGTGGGCGCCGGTTCCGGCGCGCTGGGGGAGGCGGCCACCGGCTCGGCCGACGGCGAGCCCGGGACGGCGGGGACCGGCGTGGCCTGTCCGGACACCAGGACGCCCTCGAACGCCTCGCCCTCGATGGACACGAGCCGGTCGGGCTCGTTGTCGGTGTTGACGACCGCCATCTCCAGCTCGGCGTCCTCGCCCTCCTCGTACAGGCCGTCCGGGGGGTAGGCGAGGGTGATCGCGCGCAGCTCGACGTCGCCGACCGCGGCCTGCGGGCCGACCTTGTCCCGGTTCTGGGTGGCCGTCTGGGCGACCTGACCGGCGCTGCAGGCGGTGAGCGCGATCGGGCTGAGCAGCAGGGCGCCCATCGTGGCGGCGCGCAGTGCGCGGTTCACGGCCGTCGACCTCCAGGGGAGCGTGCCGGCCACCGCAGGTCGATGGCCCGGCTCGCGCCGAGCCTAACTCGCGCTCCAGGATGGGCGCCTGGAGGTGAGGCCGTGCCGCAGGAGCCGCGCACGCCGCGGCGGCCGGGGGAGGACCCCGCGCTGGCCGCCTTCCCGGCCCGCGCGCCGGACACCCGGCGCTGGTGCTTCGCCGACCAGCTGGGGCCGCACTTCCTCGACGCCCCGGACCAGCCGGTGCTGCTCGTCGAGTCCAAGGCGGTGTTCGCCCGCCGCCGCTTCCACCGCCAGAAGGCCCACCTGGTGCTGTCGGCGCTGCGGCACCGCGCCGCCGAGCTGGGCGAGCAGGCGCAGCTGCACCGCGTGCAGGGCTACGCCGAGGCGCTGGACCGGGTGCGCGAGCCGGTGAGCGTGTGCGCACCCACCACCTGGAGCAGCCGCGACCACGTGCTGCGCCGTCCCGGCCTCACCGTCCTCGCCGCCCGGGGGTTCGTCGCCACGCAGGAGGAGTTCGCGGCCTGGGCCGGGGGCAGGGGCCGGGGCCGGCTGCTCATGGAGGACTTCTACCGGCACAACCGCCGCCGGCACGACGTGCTGATGGACGGCGCCGAGCCGGTCGGCGGGCGCTGGAACCTCGACCACGACAACCGCGAGCCCCCGCCCCGGGACGGGCGGATCGGCGTCCCCGAGCCGTGGTGGCCGGAGGAGGACGACATCGACGCCCAGGTGCGCGCCGACCTGGACCGCTGGGCGGCCGACGGCGAGGTGGCCTTCGTGGGGGACGACGGCCCGCGGCTGTTCCCCGCGACCCGGGCCGAGGCGCTGCACCGGCTGCGCGACTTCCTGGACACGCGGCTGGGCGCGTTCGGCCCGCACGAGGACGCGATGCTGGCCGGTGAGCGGTGGATGGCGCACTCGCTGCTGTCCCCGGCGCTGAACCTCGGCCTGCTCGACCCGGTCGAGGTGGTGCAGGCAGCCGAGCAGCGCTACCGGGACTCGGTGGCCGAGGGCGACCCGCTGCCGCTGAACAGCGTCGAGGGGTTCATCCGCCAGGTGATGGGCTGGCGGGACTACATCTGGCACACCTACTGGCACCTCGGCCGCGACTTCCGGCACGGCAACGCCCTGGCAGCGCACGAGGCCGTGCCCGACTGGCTGGCCGACCTCGACGACGGCGCGGTCGACGCGGCCTGCATGTCCGACGTCCTCGGCGACCTGCGCCGCGACGGCTGGGTGCACCACATCCCCCGGTTGATGGTGCTGGGCAACTACGCGCTGCAGCGCGGCATCGACCCGCTGGCGATGACCGACTGGTTCCACCGCAGCTTCGTCGACGGCTACGACTGGGTGATGGTCGCCAACGTCGTCGGCATGAGCCAGCACGCCGACGGCGGGCGGGTGGCCACCAGGCCCTACGCCTCCGGCGGGGCCTACATCGACCGGATGAGCGACTACTGCCGCGGCTGCCGCTACGACCCGCGCAAGCGGCTGGGGGAGGACGCCTGCCCGTTCACCGCCGGCTACTGGGCCTTCCTGGAGCGCAACCGAGAGCGGCTGGCGCCCAACCTGCGGATGCGCCGGGCGCTGCAGGGCCTGGACCGGCTCAAGGGCCTGGAGGAGGTCGTCGAGCAGGAGCGTCTGCGCGGCACCGGCCCGATCTGACCCCGCCCGACCGGGTGACCGTGGTCCGGTCCGCCCCCGCACCTGCCGATCCCAGGGACGACGGGATCGGCGGCGGGAGGTGCAGGTGCGGACGGGGGTGGCCTTCGACGACGTCCTGGCCGGGGCGCAGGCCGGGGCCGCCTGGGCGTTCGAGGTGCTCTACCGGGAGCTGTCGCCGGCCGTCACCGGTTACCTGCGGCTGCACGGCGCGGCCGAGCCCGACGACCTGGCCAGCGAGACCTTCATCAGCGTGCTGACCGGCCTGGCCCGTTTCCGGGGCGACGAGGAGGCGCTGCGTGCGTGGGTGTTCACCATCGCCCACCGACGGCTGGTCGACGACTGGCGCCGCCGCGGTCGCCGTCCGCAGGTCGCCGACGACGACGCGTCGTTCGACGCACGCTGCGGGGGCGACGTGGAGGACGACGTCCTGGTGCGGGTCGGCACCGACGACGTGCACCGGCTGTGCGCGACGCTGCCGGCCGACCAGCGGGCGGTGCTGCTGCTGCGGGTGCTCGCCGACCTGACCGTGGAGCAGGTCGCGCAGGTGATGGGCCGGTCGGTCGGCTCGGTCAAGGCGCTGCAGCGGCGGGGGCTGGCCAGCCTGCGGACCGCCCTCGACGCCGCCTCACCCGCAGGGGTGACGGCCGGCGCGCACCCTTCTGCGGCCCTCCGGCGATGACGGGGACGAGATGACCACACCAGCCGACGCCACCGCCGACGAGCGGGCCCTCGCGGCCTGCCTCGCCGGCCGCCCCGTGCCCGGCGCCGCCGGCCTGGCCGCGTTCACCGACGCGGTCCGGGCGAGCGCGACGGCGCCCGGGCGGCCGAACGCGGCGCTGGCCGAGCTGCTGGTGACCGGTCTGCTCGTCCCCACCCAGGAACCGTCCGCACGGACGGCCGGGCGACCCGCCCGGAGCTCACGGAAGAGGCCCCGCATGCTGATCTCCACCCTCGTCGCCAAGTTCGCCGCCGCCGGCGCCGTCGCCAAGGCGGCCGCCGGCACCGGCGCGGTCGTCGTGGCGCTGACCGGTACGGCGACCACCGTCGCCCTGACCACCCCGGAGGAGCCGGCCCCCGTCGTGCAGACCACGACCGGGGACGCCACCACCACGGACGAGCCCGCGACCGACGAGCCGACCCCGGCCGGGGACGGGACCGAGCCCGAGCCCGAGCAGGACGACGCCGAGCAGGACGGCGCCGAGCCCGTCCAGGAGCCGGCTGCCGAGCCGCTGCCGGCGGGGACGGGGACGGCCCCCGAGGCGGGCGGGGCCCCGCAGGTCACCGAGGAGCAGTGGGCGGAGGGGCCGGCCGAGGGCCAGTCCCACGGCAGCTGGGTCAGCGAGGGCGCCCGGCAGGGCTGGGTCGACGGCGGCACCGTCAGCCGCGAGGCCCACGAGCGCAATGAGGCCCGGAAGGCCGGGCGCGTCGCCGTGCCTGCGCCGGTCGCCGACGAGCCGGTCGCCGAGCAGCCGGTCGCCGAGGAGCCGGTCGCCGAGCAGCCGGCGGCCGAGGAGCCGGCGGCGGTCGAGCCGGCCGGGCAGCCGGGCAACGGCAACGGCAACGGCCGGAACGGGAGGTGATCCGCGGCGGCCCCTGCCGGACCCCGGCAGGGGCCGCCCGGTCCCCGCTCAGGTGACCGCCGCCCCACCGGCCAGGAGCAACGCCACGTCGAGGACGGTCAGCAGCATCACGGCGGGGAATGCCGCCCGGCGGAAGCGCACGGTCCCCGCCACGGCAGCGACGGCGACGGCCGGCACGGCCAGCGCGAGCACCGCCCAGCCGGTGGCCGACGGCCTCCCGGCGGGACCGGCGACCAGGAGCAGGGACGCCGCGCCGAGCAGCGCCGCGCAGCCGACGGCCGAGCCGCCGGCGCCGAGCCGGTGCGGCAGCCCGCGGACGCCGGTGGCCAGGTCGTCCTCCAGGTCCGGGGCGGCGTTGGCCAGGTGCGCCGCGGCGCCGAGCGCGGCCCCGGCCGCGACCAGCCACCACGGCGCGGCCGGCGTCCCCGGCGCCGCGGCGACCACCCCGGCCGGCAGCGCGCCGAAGCCGGTCGCGTAGGGCAGCACCGAGACCGCCGTGCGCTTGAGCCCCGCGTTGTAGGCC
This window of the Geodermatophilus sp. DSM 44513 genome carries:
- a CDS encoding RNA polymerase sigma factor: MRTGVAFDDVLAGAQAGAAWAFEVLYRELSPAVTGYLRLHGAAEPDDLASETFISVLTGLARFRGDEEALRAWVFTIAHRRLVDDWRRRGRRPQVADDDASFDARCGGDVEDDVLVRVGTDDVHRLCATLPADQRAVLLLRVLADLTVEQVAQVMGRSVGSVKALQRRGLASLRTALDAASPAGVTAGAHPSAALRR
- a CDS encoding copper chaperone PCu(A)C, whose product is MNRALRAATMGALLLSPIALTACSAGQVAQTATQNRDKVGPQAAVGDVELRAITLAYPPDGLYEEGEDAELEMAVVNTDNEPDRLVSIEGEAFEGVLVSGQATPVPAVPGSPSAEPVAASPSAPEPAPTDPAATPSPGALPSSSAPATPTASSTVDIPLPAQSTVFLGGDSGATVQLVGLTEELTAGQSIEATLTFERAGEITVQALVGTPTRVVPREEPFDFHHEEGEESGTDGAEDVAREREAEAGGGDGD
- a CDS encoding cryptochrome/photolyase family protein, which gives rise to MPQEPRTPRRPGEDPALAAFPARAPDTRRWCFADQLGPHFLDAPDQPVLLVESKAVFARRRFHRQKAHLVLSALRHRAAELGEQAQLHRVQGYAEALDRVREPVSVCAPTTWSSRDHVLRRPGLTVLAARGFVATQEEFAAWAGGRGRGRLLMEDFYRHNRRRHDVLMDGAEPVGGRWNLDHDNREPPPRDGRIGVPEPWWPEEDDIDAQVRADLDRWAADGEVAFVGDDGPRLFPATRAEALHRLRDFLDTRLGAFGPHEDAMLAGERWMAHSLLSPALNLGLLDPVEVVQAAEQRYRDSVAEGDPLPLNSVEGFIRQVMGWRDYIWHTYWHLGRDFRHGNALAAHEAVPDWLADLDDGAVDAACMSDVLGDLRRDGWVHHIPRLMVLGNYALQRGIDPLAMTDWFHRSFVDGYDWVMVANVVGMSQHADGGRVATRPYASGGAYIDRMSDYCRGCRYDPRKRLGEDACPFTAGYWAFLERNRERLAPNLRMRRALQGLDRLKGLEEVVEQERLRGTGPI
- a CDS encoding UbiA family prenyltransferase, whose amino-acid sequence is MVHAPGRRTAPPLRALVVATHAGPTVAVTTTATLLALTAGLPPGRVVLLALAVIAGQVSIGWSNDWLDADRDRAVARGDKPVAQGAVTPALLRTLATASAAAAVVLSLLLGAVPGLLLLVLVASGWAYNAGLKRTAVSVLPYATGFGALPAGVVAAAPGTPAAPWWLVAAGAALGAAAHLANAAPDLEDDLATGVRGLPHRLGAGGSAVGCAALLGAASLLLVAGPAGRPSATGWAVLALAVPAVAVAAVAGTVRFRRAAFPAVMLLTVLDVALLLAGGAAVT